One genomic window of Aulosira sp. FACHB-615 includes the following:
- a CDS encoding ribbon-helix-helix protein, CopG family, protein MKVEKLSISLPLNLVEFIENYKLNKGCKSRSQVIEQALELLRNQELEEAYRQASAEIDSAWDVTIADGLTI, encoded by the coding sequence ATGAAAGTCGAAAAACTATCTATTTCTTTGCCACTGAATTTAGTGGAGTTTATCGAAAATTACAAGCTGAATAAAGGATGTAAATCTCGTTCTCAGGTAATTGAACAAGCATTAGAATTGCTGCGAAATCAAGAACTAGAAGAAGCTTACCGCCAAGCATCTGCTGAAATTGATAGTGCTTGGGATGTAACAATAGCAGATGGTTTAACAATTTAA
- the pstA gene encoding phosphate ABC transporter permease PstA yields the protein MTDSQNSQIDESLLAKELYAPLPTSRQLFTYSMNAIAFAFTGLALIPLISILWEIIKRGFSSLRPEMFVKSVIDYGLGNAIIGTITVVMIGSIFSLPIGILTGIFLAEFNQVNPASQFVRFITTILTGVPSIIVGIFAYGVIVLVTKGFSAVAGGFALAVLMLPIVILTTEEALKLVPKDQRLASAALGGTRFQTTFRIVVTAALPAITTGILLAIARAAGETAPLIFTALFSLDWSPGLLSPTASLPVLIFNLYNDPDPEKNQLVWTTAIVLLGLVICVSLISRLVTSKKKI from the coding sequence ATGACCGATTCTCAAAATTCGCAAATAGATGAATCTTTATTGGCAAAAGAATTATATGCTCCACTGCCAACAAGTAGACAATTATTTACTTATAGTATGAATGCGATCGCCTTTGCATTCACAGGTTTAGCGTTAATTCCTTTAATATCAATTTTATGGGAAATTATCAAACGCGGTTTCTCCAGTTTGAGACCAGAGATGTTTGTCAAATCAGTGATTGATTATGGCTTGGGTAATGCTATTATAGGCACGATTACAGTTGTAATGATTGGCTCAATATTCAGTCTGCCAATTGGGATATTAACAGGGATATTTTTAGCAGAATTTAATCAAGTTAACCCAGCATCGCAATTTGTTCGCTTCATCACCACAATTTTGACTGGTGTACCTTCAATTATTGTTGGTATTTTTGCTTACGGTGTAATTGTGTTAGTTACTAAAGGATTTAGCGCAGTTGCAGGTGGCTTTGCTTTAGCTGTGTTGATGTTACCTATCGTGATTCTGACAACAGAAGAAGCATTAAAATTAGTTCCTAAAGACCAACGCCTTGCGTCTGCTGCTTTGGGTGGGACGCGGTTTCAGACAACATTTCGCATTGTAGTAACTGCGGCTTTACCTGCAATTACTACAGGTATTTTACTCGCGATCGCCCGCGCCGCAGGTGAAACAGCACCCCTAATTTTCACGGCATTATTTAGTTTAGATTGGTCTCCAGGATTGCTGAGTCCCACAGCTTCGTTACCTGTATTAATTTTTAATCTGTATAACGACCCAGACCCCGAAAAAAATCAATTGGTTTGGACTACTGCTATCGTCTTACTTGGCTTAGTTATTTGTGTGAGTTTGATTTCACGCTTAGTCACAAGTAAGAAAAAAATTTAA
- the pstB gene encoding phosphate ABC transporter ATP-binding protein PstB codes for MNNLNPAIKVKNLSFYYNTSKAIEGISIDIYQNQVTAIIGPSGCGKSTFIKTLNRISELEGPVKVEGKVEFFGQNIYDSKINVNRLRRQIGMVFQKPNPFPISIYENVAYGVRIAGRRSQTEVDEIVESALKGAALWDEVKDKLNKSALGLSGGQQQRLCIARALAIKPKVLLMDEPCSALDPIATMKVEELIHSLRSELTIAIVTHNMQQAARVSDFTAFFSTDESRIGQMVEFGVTNQIFYNPIDARTHDYVSGRFG; via the coding sequence ATGAATAATCTCAATCCTGCCATCAAAGTTAAAAATCTCAGCTTTTACTACAACACTTCTAAAGCAATTGAAGGCATATCAATAGATATTTATCAAAATCAAGTAACGGCAATAATTGGCCCTAGTGGTTGTGGGAAATCAACTTTTATCAAAACTCTCAATCGGATTAGTGAATTAGAAGGGCCAGTCAAAGTAGAAGGAAAAGTAGAGTTCTTTGGTCAAAATATTTACGACTCAAAAATTAACGTCAACCGCCTGCGTCGTCAAATTGGGATGGTATTCCAAAAACCAAATCCCTTTCCGATTAGTATTTATGAGAATGTCGCTTATGGAGTCAGAATAGCAGGTAGGCGATCGCAAACAGAAGTAGATGAAATTGTCGAGTCAGCTTTAAAAGGTGCAGCTTTGTGGGACGAGGTAAAAGATAAACTCAATAAATCTGCATTAGGACTTTCTGGAGGTCAACAACAACGACTCTGTATAGCCCGTGCTTTAGCCATTAAACCCAAAGTACTGTTAATGGATGAACCTTGTTCAGCACTTGACCCCATAGCAACGATGAAAGTCGAAGAATTAATTCACAGTCTGCGTTCAGAATTAACAATTGCCATTGTTACCCATAACATGCAGCAAGCAGCCCGCGTCTCTGATTTTACAGCTTTCTTTAGCACCGACGAAAGCCGAATTGGTCAAATGGTGGAATTTGGTGTCACAAATCAAATATTTTATAACCCCATCGATGCGCGTACCCATGACTATGTTTCAGGGCGTTTTGGTTAA
- the pstC gene encoding phosphate ABC transporter permease subunit PstC: protein MTNSSEENLDLTATNGINSWVDKGFTWLTYLFATITVAILFVMSWVIYKEAQPAIEKFGIGFFWGQDWDTGNQVFGALPYIYGTLVSSAIAILFAIPVGIAIAIVTSENFLPISVRSTLAFVVELIAAIPSVIIGLWGIFVFIPALEPLQKWLAIHFNWIPIFNSVDPIGTNMLTAGIVLAIMILPTMAAISRDVLLAIPKELRSASMALGSTRWETIFRVLLPAGFSGIVSAAMLALGRALGETMAVTLVIGNSSQISASLLDPAYTIPSILANEFAEAEPGLHIGSLSYLGLILFGLTLAVNIAARLFVRWFSNKNKS from the coding sequence ATGACAAATTCATCTGAAGAAAATTTAGATTTAACCGCAACTAATGGAATAAATTCTTGGGTAGATAAAGGATTTACGTGGTTAACATATCTTTTCGCTACAATTACCGTCGCCATCTTGTTTGTGATGAGTTGGGTAATTTATAAAGAGGCTCAACCAGCAATTGAGAAGTTTGGTATTGGGTTTTTCTGGGGTCAAGATTGGGATACGGGTAATCAGGTTTTTGGGGCGTTACCTTATATTTATGGAACTTTAGTGAGTAGTGCGATCGCAATTTTATTTGCTATCCCCGTCGGCATTGCAATTGCAATAGTCACTAGCGAAAATTTCTTACCCATATCTGTTAGAAGCACATTAGCATTTGTTGTTGAGTTAATAGCTGCAATTCCTAGTGTAATTATTGGCTTGTGGGGAATCTTTGTATTTATTCCAGCTTTAGAACCGTTACAAAAATGGTTAGCAATTCATTTTAATTGGATACCGATATTTAACTCGGTAGATCCTATCGGCACAAATATGTTAACCGCAGGCATTGTGTTAGCGATTATGATTTTGCCGACAATGGCTGCTATTAGCCGCGATGTTTTACTTGCTATACCCAAAGAATTACGCAGTGCCTCAATGGCTTTGGGTAGCACACGTTGGGAAACCATTTTTCGGGTGTTATTGCCAGCAGGATTTTCTGGTATTGTCAGTGCAGCAATGCTGGCTTTGGGTAGAGCCTTGGGTGAAACAATGGCTGTCACTCTTGTGATTGGTAATTCTTCTCAAATCAGTGCTTCTTTACTTGACCCAGCCTACACAATTCCCTCAATATTAGCCAATGAATTTGCAGAAGCTGAACCAGGATTACATATTGGCTCATTGAGTTATTTAGGGTTGATTTTGTTTGGATTGACCTTAGCTGTAAATATTGCTGCAAGGTTATTTGTGCGGTGGTTTAGTAATAAAAATAAATCATAA
- the pstS gene encoding phosphate ABC transporter substrate-binding protein PstS has translation MTFSTTTLYRAFTTSVVASAVALSPILSAVAQAETLNGAGATFPAPLYERYAREVRKKHPELKINYQGIGSSGGIRQITAGTVDFGGSDAAMTDAQIAQVKRGVILVPTAGGAVSVVYNLPGVSNLRLSRATLPAIFSGQITNWSDAKIKADNPGVNLPNQPIKFVVRADGSGTTFIFTNHLSNISGYFRGRVGTSTAPKWTLPNVLRGKGNPGVAGLVARTPGSIGYVEYAFATKNNLRSAQIQNKQGEFVSPSLQTANAALSSVRFPDNYRVFVGDPAQGYPIVGLTWMMVYKQYPTAAKADAIRKWINWVLKDGQQYNDDLNYTRIPSDVTNRVLQTVNSSVK, from the coding sequence ATGACCTTTTCGACCACCACTTTGTACCGAGCGTTTACTACTTCAGTCGTAGCATCTGCTGTTGCCTTGAGTCCTATTTTGTCAGCAGTTGCTCAGGCTGAAACTCTGAATGGTGCAGGCGCAACTTTTCCCGCTCCACTTTATGAAAGATATGCCCGTGAAGTGAGAAAGAAGCATCCAGAATTAAAAATTAACTATCAAGGAATTGGTAGTAGTGGCGGGATTCGTCAAATTACTGCGGGTACTGTTGACTTTGGTGGTAGTGATGCAGCTATGACAGATGCACAAATCGCCCAAGTTAAAAGAGGTGTCATATTAGTACCCACCGCAGGCGGCGCAGTTTCTGTTGTTTATAATCTCCCTGGTGTCAGCAACCTGAGATTATCTCGCGCTACATTGCCTGCTATTTTTTCTGGTCAAATCACCAACTGGAGCGACGCTAAAATCAAAGCTGATAATCCTGGTGTCAACTTACCCAATCAACCGATTAAATTTGTAGTCCGCGCTGATGGTAGTGGTACAACTTTTATTTTCACCAACCACTTGAGTAATATTAGTGGTTATTTCAGAGGTAGAGTGGGTACAAGCACTGCGCCTAAATGGACTTTACCAAATGTTCTCAGAGGTAAAGGCAACCCAGGTGTAGCTGGTTTGGTAGCGCGTACTCCTGGTTCTATTGGTTATGTAGAATATGCCTTCGCTACCAAAAACAATTTAAGATCAGCACAAATACAAAACAAACAAGGCGAATTTGTTTCTCCTTCCTTACAAACTGCTAACGCAGCTTTATCATCTGTAAGATTCCCTGATAATTATCGCGTATTTGTTGGTGATCCAGCGCAAGGTTATCCCATTGTTGGTCTTACTTGGATGATGGTTTACAAGCAATATCCTACAGCAGCAAAAGCTGATGCTATTAGGAAATGGATTAATTGGGTACTCAAAGATGGTCAACAATATAATGATGACCTTAACTACACAAGAATTCCATCTGATGTTACCAATCGGGTATTACAAACGGTAAACAGTTCCGTCAAATAG